One region of Streptococcus parasanguinis genomic DNA includes:
- the yaaA gene encoding S4 domain-containing protein YaaA — MNYKLFDDFITLQAILKELGIIQSGGAIKAFLQEKEVFVNGELEQRRGRKLRVNDQIDIPELNMTITILEPSQEEIEEHLKEKEEKERVAKLVKQLNQQQKKQPKKTNKKEKAIRFPGIS; from the coding sequence ATGAATTACAAATTATTTGATGACTTTATTACATTACAAGCAATCTTAAAAGAACTCGGTATTATACAGAGTGGTGGTGCAATCAAAGCCTTTCTTCAAGAAAAAGAAGTCTTTGTTAATGGTGAATTAGAACAACGGAGAGGCCGTAAACTTCGTGTCAATGATCAAATTGACATTCCTGAACTGAACATGACTATCACCATTCTTGAACCTTCTCAAGAAGAAATAGAAGAGCATCTTAAAGAAAAGGAAGAAAAGGAACGTGTTGCTAAACTTGTCAAGCAACTCAATCAACAACAAAAAAAACAACCGAAAAAGACTAACAAAAAAGAAAAAGCAATTCGCTTTCCTGGTATCTCCTAA
- a CDS encoding energy-coupling factor transporter ATPase produces MKQMIELKNVSFRYDKTVEEYQIDTVSFHVKQGEWLSIVGHNGSGKSTVVRLIDGLLEAESGEIYVDGKQLTRETIWEIRSKIGIVFQNPDNQFVGATVEDDVAFGLENQGIPREEMLQRVEKAIEQVGVLEFKDREPSRLSGGQKQRVAIAGIIALRPTIIILDEATSMLDPEGREDLMAVMRELQKKFQLTIISITHDLTEIALSDRTLVFQKGKLESSMTPRELFSRNDLNEIGLDKPFSKQVQESLSSHFPLKQDYLTESELLDQLWESL; encoded by the coding sequence ATGAAACAGATGATTGAGCTAAAAAATGTATCCTTTCGATACGATAAAACAGTAGAAGAGTATCAAATTGACACGGTTTCGTTTCACGTGAAACAAGGAGAGTGGCTTTCGATTGTTGGACATAATGGTAGTGGGAAATCTACAGTTGTACGTCTGATTGATGGTCTTTTGGAAGCTGAGTCTGGTGAGATTTACGTTGATGGAAAACAACTGACTCGTGAAACTATATGGGAAATCCGTAGTAAAATTGGGATTGTATTTCAGAATCCTGATAACCAATTTGTTGGTGCGACAGTAGAAGATGATGTTGCCTTTGGTTTAGAAAATCAAGGAATTCCACGGGAAGAAATGCTTCAACGTGTGGAGAAGGCTATTGAGCAAGTTGGTGTGCTGGAGTTTAAAGATCGCGAACCATCTCGTTTGTCAGGTGGTCAAAAGCAACGGGTGGCTATAGCAGGTATTATCGCCTTGAGACCAACTATTATTATCCTTGATGAAGCAACTAGTATGTTAGATCCAGAAGGTAGAGAGGATCTAATGGCGGTAATGAGAGAACTTCAAAAAAAATTTCAATTAACAATTATCTCCATTACCCATGATTTAACCGAAATTGCCTTAAGTGATCGAACACTCGTGTTTCAAAAGGGAAAACTAGAGTCTTCTATGACGCCGCGGGAATTGTTTTCAAGAAATGACCTCAATGAGATTGGATTAGATAAGCCTTTTAGTAAGCAGGTCCAAGAATCTCTCAGCTCGCATTTTCCGCTAAAGCAGGACTATCTAACAGAAAGTGAGTTATTAGACCAACTATGGGAATCTCTTTAA
- a CDS encoding helix-turn-helix domain-containing protein, with protein MKKRTIGQVLRLSRVNLHLSLQDVSNKTAIEIPYIEALENDEFDLLPSPFYAQIYLKKLAWALGLDESILLTAFREGKELLFDEEILVDDEELHSRKLRQKASWLPILYYLLVSFTILGFVIYIVYFYEFTASVK; from the coding sequence ATGAAGAAGAGAACGATTGGTCAAGTGTTAAGACTGTCAAGAGTAAATTTACACTTAAGTTTACAGGATGTGTCAAATAAGACAGCTATTGAAATTCCTTATATAGAAGCGTTGGAAAACGATGAGTTTGATCTATTACCGAGTCCCTTTTACGCTCAGATCTATCTTAAAAAGTTAGCATGGGCTTTGGGATTAGATGAGTCCATCCTATTGACAGCTTTTCGTGAAGGAAAAGAATTGTTATTTGATGAAGAAATACTTGTAGATGACGAAGAGCTTCATTCAAGAAAATTAAGACAGAAAGCGAGCTGGTTACCAATCCTGTATTATCTACTAGTTAGTTTTACCATCCTTGGCTTTGTGATTTATATCGTATATTTTTATGAGTTTACAGCATCTGTAAAATAG
- the pgsA gene encoding CDP-diacylglycerol--glycerol-3-phosphate 3-phosphatidyltransferase → MKKENIPNALTLIRVVMIPIFIAILSLSHSYLGHIVAAVIFAIASITDYLDGFLARKWNVVSNFGKFADPMADKLLVMSAFIMMIELKMVPAWIAAVIICRELAVTGLRLLLVETGGTVLAAAMPGKIKTFSQMFAIIFLLCHWTLPGQVLLYIALIFTIYSGYDYFKGSSYLFKDTFK, encoded by the coding sequence ATGAAAAAAGAAAATATTCCTAATGCATTGACATTAATTCGGGTTGTGATGATTCCTATTTTTATTGCCATTTTAAGTTTAAGTCACTCTTACTTAGGACATATTGTAGCGGCAGTTATTTTTGCAATTGCTAGTATTACAGATTATTTAGATGGCTTTCTTGCACGAAAATGGAATGTAGTTAGTAATTTTGGTAAATTTGCGGATCCAATGGCAGATAAATTATTGGTCATGTCAGCTTTTATCATGATGATTGAATTAAAAATGGTTCCTGCTTGGATTGCAGCCGTTATCATTTGTCGTGAGTTAGCTGTTACTGGTTTGCGTCTTCTACTTGTTGAGACAGGTGGTACAGTTCTTGCTGCAGCCATGCCAGGAAAAATTAAAACCTTTAGCCAAATGTTTGCCATTATCTTTTTGCTTTGCCATTGGACTCTTCCAGGGCAAGTGTTGCTTTATATTGCTTTGATTTTCACAATTTATTCTGGTTACGACTACTTTAAGGGAAGTAGCTATCTCTTTAAAGACACATTTAAATAA
- the recF gene encoding DNA replication/repair protein RecF (All proteins in this family for which functions are known are DNA-binding proteins that assist the filamentation of RecA onto DNA for the initiation of recombination or recombinational repair.) has translation MWLKQLSIQHFRNYQELEVEFHPGLNIFLGQNAQGKTNILESIYFLALTRSHRTRNDRDLIYFESTDFKVSGQLQRETGPLPLEISLTPKGRITKVNHLKQAKLSNYIGHMNVVLFAPEDLQLIKGSPAGRRKFIDIELGQMKPLYLSDLSQYNHVLKQRNSYLKNSEKIDATFLEVLDSQLASFGSRVIHHRLEFIKKLEAKAKEKHTRLSDNKEDLSIQYQSTVFSEEGNDIEEQFLSMLEKNRQKDIFRKTTSIGPHRDDLAFFINNMNATFGSQGQHRSVVLSLKLAEIELMEEITREKPILLLDDVMSELDNYRQLQLLETISNNIQTFITTTTLDHLKELPEELKFFTVQAGHIKTAS, from the coding sequence ATGTGGTTAAAACAGTTATCCATTCAACATTTTCGTAATTATCAAGAACTTGAAGTCGAGTTTCATCCTGGATTAAATATTTTCCTAGGTCAAAATGCTCAAGGAAAGACCAATATTCTCGAATCAATTTATTTTCTAGCTTTAACCAGAAGTCATCGAACACGAAATGATAGAGATCTCATCTATTTTGAATCCACCGATTTTAAAGTTTCTGGTCAATTACAAAGAGAAACTGGTCCCCTTCCATTAGAAATTTCCTTAACACCAAAAGGTCGGATAACTAAGGTAAATCATTTGAAACAAGCCAAATTATCGAACTATATTGGCCATATGAATGTTGTCCTTTTCGCACCCGAAGATTTGCAACTGATCAAAGGATCACCTGCAGGACGTCGAAAGTTTATTGACATTGAATTAGGTCAGATGAAACCTCTCTATTTATCCGACTTATCTCAATACAACCATGTACTGAAACAAAGAAACAGTTATCTAAAAAATTCAGAAAAAATTGATGCTACATTTTTGGAGGTCTTAGATTCACAACTAGCTAGTTTTGGAAGTCGCGTCATCCATCATCGGCTTGAGTTTATTAAAAAATTAGAAGCTAAAGCAAAAGAAAAACACACTCGACTTTCTGACAACAAAGAAGACCTATCGATTCAATATCAGTCAACTGTTTTTTCTGAAGAAGGAAATGATATAGAAGAGCAGTTTCTCTCTATGTTGGAAAAAAACCGTCAGAAGGATATTTTTAGGAAAACAACAAGTATTGGGCCTCACAGGGATGATTTGGCATTTTTTATCAATAATATGAATGCTACCTTTGGTAGTCAAGGCCAGCATCGAAGTGTTGTTCTCTCTCTAAAATTAGCAGAAATCGAATTGATGGAAGAAATCACAAGAGAAAAGCCTATTTTATTACTTGACGATGTCATGAGCGAACTTGACAATTATCGTCAACTTCAACTACTTGAAACCATCTCTAATAATATTCAAACATTTATTACAACGACCACTCTTGATCATTTAAAAGAACTGCCTGAAGAGTTGAAATTTTTTACTGTTCAAGCCGGTCATATCAAAACAGCATCTTGA
- the yfmH gene encoding EF-P 5-aminopentanol modification-associated protein YfmH yields MKIKEKYYESVGEQVYFTRLSNGLTIHLIPKEDYYETYGIITTKFGSVDTRILVNGDERQYPAGIAHFLEHKVFEDENGQDYLKKFVHLGSESNAFTSFTKTSYLFSTTSKVTENIQLLLEMVSKASFTEKSVSKEREIIQQEIGMYQDSPDYRLFFGALENLYPGTPLADDIAGTRDSISNITIDNLRENFDLFYHPSQMHLLVIGNFDVDEVLQVVKKYDRVPLHPSVELERFPVEKNEVRLNQSCRMEVATPKLAIGIRGNDIIKEEEKFRYKLMLKLLFSMMFGWTSQRFQSLYEAGKIDNSLTLEVEVEELFHFVILTMDTQEPVSLSHQFRSAIKQFEKDPDVNQEHLDTIKSEMFGDFLQGLNSLEYSATQFEYFSDGSTSYDLPKILQGISLQDIIKLGRQFIDQAEMVDYMIFQK; encoded by the coding sequence TTGAAAATTAAAGAAAAATATTATGAATCAGTTGGCGAGCAAGTTTACTTTACACGCTTGTCAAATGGGTTGACTATTCATTTAATTCCCAAAGAAGATTATTATGAAACCTATGGAATCATCACAACTAAGTTTGGCTCAGTGGATACACGAATTCTAGTGAATGGGGATGAACGACAATATCCTGCAGGAATTGCTCATTTTCTAGAACATAAAGTATTTGAAGATGAAAATGGTCAAGATTATTTAAAAAAATTCGTTCATTTAGGATCGGAAAGCAATGCCTTTACAAGCTTTACAAAGACAAGTTATCTTTTCTCAACAACTTCAAAAGTCACTGAAAATATTCAATTGTTATTGGAGATGGTTTCAAAGGCTTCCTTTACAGAAAAATCTGTATCTAAGGAAAGAGAAATCATTCAACAAGAAATTGGAATGTACCAAGATAGCCCAGACTATCGATTATTTTTTGGTGCGTTAGAAAATTTATATCCTGGAACACCTTTAGCAGACGATATTGCTGGGACGAGGGATTCTATTTCTAACATTACAATAGACAATCTCCGTGAAAACTTTGACCTATTCTATCATCCCTCTCAAATGCACTTATTAGTGATCGGAAACTTTGATGTTGATGAAGTATTGCAAGTAGTAAAGAAATATGATCGAGTTCCTCTTCATCCATCTGTGGAGTTAGAACGTTTTCCTGTAGAAAAAAATGAAGTAAGATTGAATCAATCTTGTAGAATGGAAGTTGCTACTCCTAAGTTGGCAATTGGAATTCGAGGAAATGATATCATTAAGGAAGAGGAAAAATTTCGTTATAAATTGATGTTGAAATTACTGTTTTCGATGATGTTTGGTTGGACTTCGCAACGGTTTCAAAGTTTATATGAAGCTGGGAAGATTGACAACTCATTGACACTTGAAGTCGAGGTTGAGGAATTATTTCATTTCGTTATTTTGACAATGGATACTCAAGAACCGGTGTCCTTATCTCATCAATTTAGATCAGCGATCAAACAATTTGAGAAGGATCCAGATGTGAATCAAGAACATTTGGATACGATTAAAAGCGAAATGTTTGGTGATTTCTTACAAGGTTTAAATTCGCTTGAGTATAGTGCCACTCAGTTTGAATATTTTTCAGACGGTAGCACTTCTTATGATCTTCCAAAGATTTTACAAGGTATTAGTTTACAAGATATCATCAAATTAGGGCGTCAGTTCATCGACCAGGCTGAGATGGTTGACTATATGATTTTTCAAAAGTAG
- a CDS encoding energy-coupling factor transporter ATPase, whose translation MGISLKNVYYTYQEGSPFEGQALSDISLEIKDGSYTAIIGHTGSGKSTLLQLLNGLLRPTKGTIQFEDFVLDNHSEPKEMKYLRKKVGLVFQFPESQLFAETVLADVAFGPQNFGVPKDKAEEIAKEKLAIVGLEESIYDKSPFELSGGQMRRVAIAGILAIEPEILVLDEPTAGLDPAGRKELMALFETLHKNGMTLVLVTHTMDDVANFADTVFALEAGKLVLNGSPREVFQQVEYLQKLQLGVPQITNFALQLKRRGLPLDRLPIKIEELKELLLHE comes from the coding sequence ATGGGAATCTCTTTAAAGAATGTCTATTATACTTATCAAGAGGGAAGTCCTTTTGAAGGGCAGGCGCTTTCTGATATTAGTTTGGAAATAAAAGATGGATCTTATACAGCCATTATCGGGCATACTGGTAGTGGCAAGTCTACTTTGTTGCAATTACTAAATGGTTTACTGCGTCCGACTAAAGGAACGATTCAATTTGAAGATTTTGTTTTAGATAATCATTCTGAGCCAAAAGAAATGAAGTACCTGAGAAAAAAAGTCGGTTTGGTTTTTCAATTTCCAGAAAGTCAGCTATTTGCGGAAACTGTTCTAGCTGATGTAGCCTTTGGACCACAAAATTTTGGGGTACCTAAGGATAAAGCGGAGGAAATAGCCAAAGAAAAATTAGCGATCGTTGGTTTAGAAGAGTCTATCTATGATAAAAGTCCATTTGAACTATCTGGTGGACAGATGAGACGGGTTGCGATCGCGGGTATTTTAGCTATCGAACCAGAGATTTTAGTATTGGACGAGCCGACAGCAGGGCTAGATCCTGCTGGAAGAAAGGAATTGATGGCGCTGTTTGAGACATTACATAAAAATGGGATGACCCTAGTTCTGGTAACTCATACGATGGATGATGTAGCAAATTTTGCTGATACCGTATTTGCTTTAGAAGCGGGAAAACTTGTCCTAAACGGATCCCCAAGGGAAGTGTTTCAACAGGTTGAGTATTTACAAAAACTTCAATTAGGAGTCCCTCAAATTACGAATTTTGCGCTTCAATTGAAACGAAGAGGACTTCCTCTGGACAGACTACCAATCAAAATTGAGGAACTAAAGGAGCTGTTACTTCATGAATAA
- the trpS gene encoding tryptophan--tRNA ligase — protein sequence MTKPIILTGDRPTGKLHIGHYVGSLKNRVLLQNKDEYNMFVFLADQQALTDHAKDPKTIVESIGNVALDYLAAGLDPEKVTIFIQSQIPELAELTMYYMNLVSLARLERNPTVKTEISQKGFGESIPTGFLVYPISQAADITAFKANFVPVGNDQKPMIEQTREIVRSFNHAYNTDALVEPEGIYPENEGAGRLPGLDGNAKMSKSLNNGIYLADDADTLKKKVMSMYTDPDHIKVEDPGKIEGNMVFHYLDVFGRPEDAAEIAEMKEHYQRGGLGDVKTKRYLLEILDRELRPIREKRLEFAKDMGEVYSILEKGSERARNVAAQTLDEVKSAMGITYFKK from the coding sequence ATGACAAAACCCATCATTTTGACAGGAGATAGACCAACAGGAAAACTTCATATTGGCCACTATGTAGGTTCTTTAAAAAATCGCGTCTTGCTACAAAATAAAGACGAGTATAATATGTTTGTTTTCCTAGCAGACCAGCAAGCTTTGACAGACCATGCAAAAGATCCAAAAACGATTGTAGAATCTATTGGAAATGTTGCTTTAGATTATCTTGCTGCAGGATTGGATCCTGAAAAGGTTACGATTTTCATTCAAAGTCAGATTCCTGAATTGGCAGAATTGACTATGTATTATATGAATCTGGTATCTTTGGCACGACTTGAAAGAAACCCAACTGTAAAAACTGAGATTTCTCAAAAAGGTTTTGGTGAGAGTATTCCAACAGGATTTTTGGTATACCCTATTTCACAAGCAGCTGATATTACAGCATTTAAAGCAAATTTTGTTCCAGTAGGAAATGACCAAAAACCAATGATTGAACAAACTCGTGAGATTGTTCGTTCCTTTAACCATGCATACAACACAGATGCTTTGGTCGAACCAGAAGGAATTTATCCTGAAAATGAGGGAGCTGGTCGCTTACCTGGTTTAGATGGAAATGCTAAAATGTCTAAATCGTTGAATAATGGAATTTATCTAGCTGATGATGCAGATACTTTAAAGAAAAAAGTGATGAGTATGTATACTGATCCGGATCATATTAAAGTAGAGGATCCAGGAAAAATCGAAGGGAATATGGTATTTCATTACCTGGATGTATTTGGCCGTCCAGAAGATGCAGCTGAAATTGCAGAAATGAAAGAACATTATCAACGTGGTGGACTTGGTGATGTAAAGACCAAACGATATCTTTTAGAAATTTTAGATCGTGAATTAAGACCAATTCGTGAAAAACGCCTTGAGTTTGCAAAGGATATGGGGGAAGTATACTCTATTCTTGAAAAAGGAAGTGAGCGTGCTCGAAATGTAGCAGCTCAAACACTGGATGAAGTAAAATCTGCGATGGGAATTACCTATTTTAAAAAATAA
- the guaB gene encoding IMP dehydrogenase, with translation MSNWDTKFLKKGFTFDDVLLIPAESHVLPNDADLSTQLASNLRLNIPIITAAMDTVTESQMAIAMARAGGLGVIHKNMSIEQQADEVRKVKRSENGVIIDPFYLTPSHTILEANELMGRYRISGVPVVETLENRKLVGILTNRDLRFISDYNQPISNHMTSENLVTAPVGTDLETAERILQEHRIEKLPLVDENGRLSGLITIKDIEKVIEFPNAAKDEFGRLLVAGAVGVTSDTFERAEALFEAGADAIVIDTAHGHSAGVLRKIAEIRAHFPNRTLIAGNIATAEGARALFDAGVDVVKVGIGPGSICTTRVVAGVGVPQVTAIYDAAAVAREYGKTIIADGGIKYSGDIVKALAAGGNAVMLGSMLAGTDEAPGETEIFQGRKFKTYRGMGSIAAMKKGSSDRYFQGSVNEANKLVPEGIEGRVAYKGSVADMVFQMIGGIRSGMGYVGAATIQDLHDHAQFVEMSGAGLKESHPHDVQITNEAPNYSAQ, from the coding sequence ATGTCTAATTGGGATACAAAGTTTTTAAAAAAAGGGTTTACATTCGATGACGTGCTTTTGATTCCAGCAGAAAGTCACGTATTGCCTAATGATGCAGATTTAAGTACACAATTAGCAAGTAATTTACGCTTGAACATCCCAATCATTACTGCCGCAATGGATACAGTGACAGAAAGTCAAATGGCAATTGCAATGGCACGTGCTGGTGGACTTGGTGTGATCCATAAAAATATGTCAATTGAGCAACAGGCAGATGAAGTACGGAAGGTGAAACGTTCTGAAAATGGTGTTATTATTGATCCTTTCTATTTGACCCCATCTCATACAATTTTAGAAGCAAATGAGCTCATGGGACGATACCGCATCAGTGGTGTTCCAGTTGTTGAAACACTTGAAAATCGTAAATTAGTTGGTATTCTTACCAATCGTGACTTGCGCTTTATTTCTGATTACAATCAACCTATTTCAAATCACATGACAAGTGAAAATTTGGTGACTGCACCAGTTGGTACTGATTTGGAAACAGCTGAGCGTATTCTACAAGAGCACCGTATTGAAAAATTACCATTGGTAGATGAAAATGGTCGTCTTTCTGGCTTGATTACAATCAAAGATATTGAAAAAGTTATTGAGTTTCCAAATGCGGCTAAGGATGAATTTGGTCGTTTGCTTGTAGCTGGTGCTGTAGGGGTTACTTCGGATACCTTTGAACGTGCAGAAGCCCTTTTTGAAGCAGGTGCAGACGCAATTGTTATCGATACTGCTCATGGACATTCTGCTGGGGTTCTTCGTAAAATTGCAGAAATTCGTGCTCATTTTCCAAATCGTACCTTGATCGCTGGAAATATTGCAACAGCTGAAGGCGCTCGTGCGTTATTTGATGCAGGGGTAGACGTTGTTAAAGTCGGAATTGGACCAGGTTCTATCTGTACAACTCGTGTTGTAGCAGGGGTTGGTGTTCCTCAAGTGACTGCTATTTATGATGCAGCCGCTGTAGCTCGTGAATATGGAAAAACGATCATTGCTGATGGTGGTATCAAGTATTCAGGAGATATTGTCAAAGCACTCGCAGCTGGTGGAAATGCGGTTATGCTTGGCTCAATGCTTGCAGGTACAGATGAAGCACCAGGTGAAACAGAAATCTTCCAAGGTCGTAAATTTAAAACATACCGTGGTATGGGATCTATTGCAGCAATGAAGAAAGGTTCTAGCGACCGTTACTTCCAAGGATCTGTCAATGAAGCCAATAAATTAGTCCCTGAAGGAATTGAAGGACGCGTTGCTTATAAAGGTTCTGTAGCAGATATGGTCTTCCAAATGATCGGTGGTATTCGTTCAGGTATGGGTTATGTTGGTGCAGCAACCATTCAAGATTTACATGATCATGCACAATTTGTTGAAATGAGTGGTGCCGGATTGAAAGAAAGCCATCCTCATGATGTACAAATTACAAACGAGGCGCCTAACTACTCGGCACAATAA
- the yfmF gene encoding EF-P 5-aminopentanol modification-associated protein YfmF, with protein MELVKGVNLHFLQSKKFKTNKIKVRFSSPLDENTVAARVLVACMMETANQKYPTSQLFREKLASLYGVELSTSVSKRGRVHYVDLNISFVRDDFLSKKNVLTDEVLDIIETIFFSPLVVEDHFDSDTFDVEKKNTISDLESEIEEPYYYAHGKLNQLFFEDETIGMSRLGKVDLVRQETAQSSLEQFHQMLQLDNIDFFFIGDFNEVAIVDRVNQFEFKPRDNNLSVTYQQPFTNVVREKLEQKQNQQSILELGYHFSTQYGESLHIPLVVLNGMLGAFSHSRLFQIIREKEGLAYTISSHFDIFTGFMRVFAGIDKESRTKVMTLIMRQLNDLKRGKFTESELQLTKEMLVNTTLLAQDRQNTLIEREYLKTILGTKVLSLEEWLESIDKVSREEIIEVAKTINLQSVYFMEGK; from the coding sequence ATGGAATTAGTAAAGGGCGTGAATCTTCACTTTCTTCAATCAAAAAAATTTAAAACCAATAAAATTAAGGTCCGTTTTTCATCGCCATTAGATGAAAATACCGTGGCTGCGCGTGTTTTAGTAGCCTGTATGATGGAAACTGCAAATCAAAAATATCCAACTTCACAATTATTCCGTGAAAAATTAGCGAGTCTATACGGGGTAGAATTGTCCACCTCAGTCTCTAAGAGGGGTCGTGTTCATTATGTTGATTTGAATATTTCCTTTGTGCGCGATGACTTTTTGAGCAAGAAAAATGTTCTTACTGATGAGGTTTTGGACATTATAGAAACTATCTTCTTTTCACCTTTGGTAGTAGAAGATCACTTTGACAGTGATACATTTGACGTTGAAAAGAAAAATACGATTTCCGATTTGGAGTCAGAAATTGAAGAGCCTTATTATTATGCACATGGGAAATTGAATCAACTATTTTTTGAAGACGAAACAATCGGGATGTCAAGATTGGGGAAAGTTGATTTAGTGAGACAAGAAACAGCTCAAAGTTCTCTTGAACAGTTTCATCAGATGCTCCAATTAGATAACATTGACTTCTTTTTCATAGGTGACTTTAATGAGGTCGCTATTGTGGATCGAGTGAACCAGTTTGAATTCAAGCCACGTGATAACAATTTGTCTGTCACCTATCAACAACCTTTTACAAATGTTGTAAGAGAAAAGTTAGAGCAAAAACAAAACCAACAATCTATTTTAGAATTAGGTTATCATTTTTCTACCCAGTATGGAGAATCTCTCCATATCCCTCTAGTTGTATTAAATGGGATGCTGGGAGCTTTCTCGCATTCGAGACTTTTTCAAATAATACGTGAGAAAGAAGGCCTTGCTTATACTATCTCAAGCCATTTTGATATTTTTACAGGCTTCATGAGGGTTTTTGCAGGTATTGATAAGGAATCTCGTACGAAAGTAATGACCTTGATTATGCGACAGTTGAATGATTTAAAACGAGGCAAGTTTACAGAGTCAGAGCTTCAATTGACAAAAGAAATGTTGGTGAATACGACCTTATTAGCACAGGATCGGCAAAATACCTTGATTGAAAGGGAATATCTGAAAACGATCCTAGGAACGAAAGTCCTTTCTTTAGAAGAGTGGTTAGAGTCCATCGATAAGGTTAGTAGAGAAGAAATTATTGAAGTGGCAAAAACAATTAATTTACAGTCTGTTTATTTTATGGAAGGAAAGTAG